A genome region from Akkermansiaceae bacterium includes the following:
- a CDS encoding sialate O-acetylesterase has product MHPNFSVLAIAAALTSSLCAEVKPNTLFSDGAVLQRGQAIPVWGTARDGEKVTVEFQGQKATTTAANGKWSVHLDPLKEGGPFTMTLTGDNTVTVNNLLVGEVWLCSGQSNMNLLFSRVHNAAEEAPKANYPEIRSFKVPVTVSLTPLAEAKGAWIACSPETVNEFSGVGYFFARDIHRKLGVPIGLIHSALGATPAQAWTSLEGLKTDPVMQEYVDAVIRRRENYEAETATYPAKLAEHETRLAEWNETKAKVQKEKLKAWNEAVAKAKEAGQPAPRRPRPPRPPKAPVPPEGQPTDPAVLFNGMIAPLVPYGIKGVLWYQGESNSGRAKEYLTLFPAMIADWRTRWKQGDFPFLYVQVAPWGGMPPEIREAQFLSLGKVKNTAMTVTTDFGDADDIHPKQKEPVGQRLAIAARALAYGEAIEYSGPLYDSMKVEIGKIILSFQHVGGGLMAKDGPLKGFTIAGKDKEFVPARAEIEGSTIVVSADGVADPQAVRYGWANVPDVNLFNREGLPASPFRTDVD; this is encoded by the coding sequence TGTTGCAACGTGGACAGGCGATCCCGGTCTGGGGCACCGCCCGCGATGGCGAGAAGGTCACGGTCGAGTTCCAGGGGCAGAAGGCGACCACCACCGCCGCCAATGGCAAGTGGAGTGTGCATCTCGACCCCCTCAAGGAAGGCGGCCCCTTCACCATGACCCTTACCGGCGACAACACCGTCACCGTGAACAACCTGCTCGTCGGCGAGGTCTGGCTCTGCTCCGGGCAATCGAACATGAACCTGCTTTTCTCAAGGGTGCACAACGCTGCGGAGGAGGCTCCGAAAGCGAACTACCCGGAAATCCGCTCCTTCAAGGTGCCAGTCACCGTTTCCTTAACCCCGCTTGCGGAAGCGAAAGGAGCTTGGATCGCTTGCTCGCCCGAAACCGTCAACGAATTCTCCGGAGTCGGCTACTTCTTCGCCCGTGACATCCACCGCAAGCTCGGCGTGCCGATCGGCTTGATCCATTCCGCCTTAGGCGCCACACCCGCGCAGGCATGGACCAGCCTCGAAGGGCTGAAAACGGATCCCGTAATGCAGGAATACGTCGATGCCGTCATCCGCAGGCGGGAAAACTACGAAGCCGAAACCGCCACATATCCCGCGAAACTCGCCGAGCATGAGACACGGTTGGCTGAATGGAACGAGACCAAAGCCAAGGTGCAAAAGGAAAAGCTCAAGGCATGGAATGAGGCTGTGGCAAAAGCCAAGGAGGCCGGCCAGCCCGCGCCCCGCCGGCCCAGACCCCCGCGTCCGCCCAAGGCTCCCGTGCCGCCCGAAGGCCAGCCCACCGATCCCGCAGTCCTCTTCAACGGTATGATCGCCCCGCTTGTCCCCTACGGCATCAAGGGTGTCCTCTGGTATCAGGGAGAGTCGAACTCCGGCCGCGCGAAGGAATATCTAACACTTTTCCCCGCGATGATCGCCGACTGGCGGACGCGTTGGAAGCAAGGCGATTTTCCCTTCCTCTACGTCCAGGTCGCACCCTGGGGTGGGATGCCGCCCGAGATCCGCGAGGCGCAGTTCCTCTCCCTTGGCAAAGTCAAGAACACCGCGATGACGGTCACCACGGATTTCGGCGACGCCGATGACATCCACCCCAAGCAAAAGGAACCCGTCGGCCAGCGCCTCGCTATCGCCGCCCGCGCCCTAGCCTACGGCGAGGCCATCGAATACTCGGGTCCGCTCTACGATTCGATGAAGGTGGAAATCGGAAAAATCATTCTCAGCTTCCAGCACGTTGGCGGTGGATTGATGGCAAAAGACGGGCCGCTCAAAGGATTCACCATTGCCGGGAAGGACAAGGAATTCGTGCCCGCCAGGGCGGAAATCGAAGGTTCCACGATAGTCGTATCCGCCGATGGCGTGGCCGATCCGCAAGCCGTCCGCTATGGTTGGGCGAACGTCCCCGACGTCAACCTCTTCAATAGAGAAGGCCTTCCCGCCTCGCCCTTCCGGACGGATGTCGATTGA